The following is a genomic window from Syntrophaceae bacterium.
CAGCATCGCGGGGATGAAGCGTCATGCGGTGAACGTGCAGCGGCCGGGGTGAGGGCCAAAACGGTCATCCCTCGTCGAGATCCGCGAGGAGTTCCTCGCCGGCCTTGATCGGCCGGCTGAAATACCACCAGTTCTTTCGTTCCGTCCACCCCTCCTGGCGGGCCGTCTCTTCACCCCAAAGGCACCGTCCCGACGGCTTGAGGAGCGCGCGCATATCCGCATCGGCCTTCCGGACACGGGCCAGGACGATCTTTTTCTCCTGTGCCGGGGCGACGGCGAGGGCCTCCTCGAGGAGTTGCCGGCCGTCCATGTCGTTCAAATAGTCGTCGAGCCCCAGACTGTAGCCCTCCCCGACGGACCGGACGACCTCCTCCCAGCCCTCCACGAGCCCCTGAAGCCCCCCGCGGACGACGTGCTCCGGGCAGCCTCGCCTTCTCAAAAACTCCCCGACGGGGTCTTTTTCTTTCATGTCATTCATTTGTCACCCATTCTCCCGCCATGCCATGATTTCAACGCCCCGGTCTCAATGCTTTCGCCGGAGCTGGCGATGATAGTACGCTTCCCCGTCGGCCGGCCTGAAGTACGTGCGGATGGTGCCGTCGCGGTTGAAGGCGATGAAATCCCCCGATTCGCGGTCGAACCGGGTCACCACCCCGTCGGGACGCACGGACTCCAGAACGGCCCCCCCTGCCGGCCTGTCCCGCAGTTCCTGGGCCTTTCGCAGGTACTGCTCGAGGGTGATCGCCCCGAACTCCCTTCCGTGCTTCCGGTAGTGATCGAGCAGCTTCTGCTGGGAGGCAAACCCGACGTCGGGGCGAAGGACGACCGGCTGGGCCGCGGGCGGCCCGTCCGTGCCTTTCGCCTTGGGAACCTCCGTCTGGGGTGCCTGCGGGGAGCCGCAGGCAGCCGCAAGAAACACCAAAAAGAGAAGGGCTGCCGCGGCGAACCGGATTGCCCTTCCGGAAACTCCATCCTTCATGCCTCGCCTCTCACCTCTGCATTCTCGCAGTTTTTTTATCACAGACCGGTTGGGCCGGGCGACCCTTTTTTCGACCGTCGAAACGGGTAAAATACCTGTTGCAACCCCTCCGGCAACCGCGCTATAGAAATCGCGGGAGCACCCCGATCAGCCATCATCGAAACGAGGTACAACATGACACGCAGAAGCCGGCAGGCCGGAATTTTCCTGGCCGTTTCACTGTGCCTTGCATGCCCCGCCGTTGCGCCGGCGCAAACGATGGGCCCCCCCGACGCGGTGCTCAGGGAAGCGTATCGCGAAATTTTGGCCCAGGCCGACAAGAACGGCGACGGCAGGCTCAGCATGAACGAGTGCCTCGCCATCTGGAAGGACAAGCAGAAGGGCGAGAAGGATTGCCGATACTGGGATGCCAACGGGGATGGCGTGATCACGGAGGATGAGTACGTGAAGCAGGTCCGGAAAATCATGCGGTAGGGCCACCCGCGCCCGGCCCGCAATGTCCCCGGGTGCTTTCGGGGACGAGACCCTCTGTTCGGGCGGAAGGAGAATGCATGTACGGGATGAAATCCATGAGACGGTTCGGAGTCGCCGCGGCCCTGCTCGCTGCGGGAATCATGATTGCAGGCTGCGCCGCAACGATCAACCATGCCTATGACCCCGCCGCGAATTTCACGGGGCTCAAGAGCTACAACTGGGCCGCGGGAGGGACGGGTTCGGGGCGGGACCTCGTCGTGAAGAACGTCCAGTACCACGCCGACCGGGTCCTCGAGAAGAAGGGGTTCCGCAGGACCGCCGAGAACCCGGACATGCTGATCACGATCAGCTACGAAAACGAGATCGGCATCAGCGAGTACGGCTACCGGCTCCGGATGCTCACCCTCGCGATCCAGAAGGCCGACGGCAGGCAGGCGATCTGGCGAGGCACGGCGACGGGGTCCATCAGCGCCGACGCGGGCTCGGGCGACTTGCAGAGCGCCGTGGAAGCAATCCTGAAGAGCTTTCCGCCGATGAAGTGAAAGAAGGGCCCAGGGACGGAAGAAGGCTTTAAAAGGACAACCGCAAGAGTAAAGGCGCCGCAGGCCATGCTTTCGGCGCATTTTTTTGACTGCACGGGAAACGCCCGGGCAGCACTGCACAGCCGGGGAACGGGAAGGGGTCACGGGTCATGATCAGGGCGGTGATCTTCGACTGGGGGGGCGTGCTCATCGAGAACCCCACGGAGGGGATCCTCCGGCACAGCCGGGAAGTGCTCGGGATCGGCACCGGGTGCATGCTCGCGGCCTACCGCAAGCTCATCCCCTACTTCCAGGAGGGGAAGATCTCGGAGGAGGAGTTCTGGAAGGGGATCCGGAGACGGACGGGCGCGAAGGGGAAGATGCCCCCCTCGCTGTGGTTTGCGGCATTCGAAAAATCGTACGTGGAGAAGGGCGACGTCTTCGCCGTGGCCCTCGACCTGCATCGCCGCGGCTTCAGGACGGGGATCCTTTCGAACACGGAAAAGCCCGCGAGGCCATTCATGGACAGGGAGGCCTACCGGATCTTCGACCCCATCGTCCTCTCCTGGGAAGTGGGCTCATCCAAACCGCAGAGAAGGATCTTCGAGGTCCTGCTCGAAACCCTCGCCGTGCCCCCCGAAGAGGTCCTGCTCATCGACGATGTGGAGGCCAACATCGCCGCGGCAATAGACCTGGGCCTGCGGGGGCTGCTCTTCACCGACGCGCCGACGCTGCGCAAGGACCTCTTCGATCTTCTCTCTTAGATCCCCGGCCCCCCAGTCATGCACCGGAACGCCCGAGGCATTTCCTTCGGGGGACGAAGGGAAGGCCGTCAGCCTGTCTTCACCTTGCGAACATCGGCGGCACCCTCGCCGGATGGATCTCGATCCTTCTCCACACGTCCCCCGTCACGTAGGGTTCCGCTTTCAGCCAGGCATCGAGGTCCGCCCGGGACGGGAAATCAACGACGAGGACGGACCCGATCATCCGCTCGCGCTCGTCGAGGATGGCTGTCCCGTAAAGCGCTTTCCCCTCGGCCGCCATCTTCTGAATGCCCGCCAGGTGTGCCTCCCTGGCCGCCATCCGTCGCTCCGGCGCCTTTTCATCGGTCCCGTCGTACGCGATCACAAGAAACTGCATCAGTCCCCTCCTTGTCTGTATCCCCGGCCGGTGCTCCCCAGGCTCCGGGGCATGCCGTTTTCACCTTCCTCGCTCAGGGTCAGACGCCCCGCTCCCCAAGGAGACCCTGCAGCTGCGCAAGCAGCGGCCTCTGCCCCTCGAGGATCTTCTCTTTCGCCCGTTCCAGGTCGAACCACCCCGCCCGGTCCACCTCGGGGTACTGCTGCCGCCTGCCGGACCGCGGCGGCCATTCCATCGAAAAGGTGTTGCTCCGAATCACCGCCGGGTCGCAGTCGCCCTCGACGGCCCAAGCATGGACGACTTTTCCGCTTCGCTGCCGCACCGGTTCGAGCTCGCGGAACTCCCCCTCCGGGCGAAAGCCCGTCTCCTCCTCGAATTCCCTGCGGGCCGCTTCGAGCGGGTCCTCGCCCTCCGCAATCTCGCCCTTGGGGATGGACCAAGCCCCTAGGTCTTTTTTGCTCCAGAAAGGGCCGCCGGGATGCACGAGGAACACCTCCACGGCCCTTCCCCGGAGGCGGTAGAGGAGCAGCCCCGCGCTTCGCCTCGCGACGGCTGCCCCGGTCAAACCCGCTTCTCCATCACCAGCTTCGCGAAGTGCTCAAAGGAGCGGTTGTACGTCCTCTCGGCGTCTTTCGGGAAGCAGCAGCCGGGAAGCTGACGCTTCTTGACATGGTATTCGATACACTCGCAGCAGATCCCCTTGCGGGAGCACGGATCGTAGGAACAGGTACAGATTTTCAGGTTCTTCTCCTTCTTGCAGTCCATGGCAATCTCCGGATCGCGCGGCATTCAGCAGCGCAGGTCTCTCCGTCACGATGTTCGAAGAGTTTATGCATTCGCCAATCGCCGGTCAAGGGTGAATTGCCTCACCATCGCCCACTGCGGGCTCCCCATGGCCGGA
Proteins encoded in this region:
- a CDS encoding NUDIX domain-containing protein, producing MTGAAVARRSAGLLLYRLRGRAVEVFLVHPGGPFWSKKDLGAWSIPKGEIAEGEDPLEAARREFEEETGFRPEGEFRELEPVRQRSGKVVHAWAVEGDCDPAVIRSNTFSMEWPPRSGRRQQYPEVDRAGWFDLERAKEKILEGQRPLLAQLQGLLGERGV
- a CDS encoding EF-hand domain-containing protein, producing MTRRSRQAGIFLAVSLCLACPAVAPAQTMGPPDAVLREAYREILAQADKNGDGRLSMNECLAIWKDKQKGEKDCRYWDANGDGVITEDEYVKQVRKIMR
- a CDS encoding DUF4136 domain-containing protein translates to MRRFGVAAALLAAGIMIAGCAATINHAYDPAANFTGLKSYNWAAGGTGSGRDLVVKNVQYHADRVLEKKGFRRTAENPDMLITISYENEIGISEYGYRLRMLTLAIQKADGRQAIWRGTATGSISADAGSGDLQSAVEAILKSFPPMK
- a CDS encoding HAD family phosphatase; amino-acid sequence: MIRAVIFDWGGVLIENPTEGILRHSREVLGIGTGCMLAAYRKLIPYFQEGKISEEEFWKGIRRRTGAKGKMPPSLWFAAFEKSYVEKGDVFAVALDLHRRGFRTGILSNTEKPARPFMDREAYRIFDPIVLSWEVGSSKPQRRIFEVLLETLAVPPEEVLLIDDVEANIAAAIDLGLRGLLFTDAPTLRKDLFDLLS
- a CDS encoding cytosolic protein, with translation MDCKKEKNLKICTCSYDPCSRKGICCECIEYHVKKRQLPGCCFPKDAERTYNRSFEHFAKLVMEKRV